From Methylophaga thalassica:
CGTTTACCTATGACTCTACCGGTGCACTCACTGAGGATAAAGATTTACTCTACCGTTTTATTGGTAGTGTTGAAAACATTGATTCCTTCCGTGATGGCGTCAATGATAATAATCTCTATCTCTACCCCACCCTTTCTTATCAGATTAATCCGGATATGAATGCCACTATTGGCATGGAATATATTCGTGAACGTCGTGATGCCGATGATGGCCTAGTCGCCGTCAATAACGATATTGATCAAACGGCTTCATTGTCGACTCGCTATCAAAGAGACGGTGATTCGGATAATGATGACGGATTAACGTTATTTGGTCGACTGGAAAACCAGATTAATGACAGCACCGTATTCCGCCTGAATCTGAGAAGTGTTTATCACGAAGATGAGCGCGAACTCTATGAAAATAATGCCGTGATAGATGCCACGAACATTGTGGACTCAACCTTGAGAAGACGTGACCGTTATCAGGTTAATAAACGCCAATATCATTTCTTTGATGCCAACTTATCGCATAAGTTTGAAACTGGTGAGTTATTCCATAACACCCTTATTGGTATCAATGGCGGTTTTGAACGTGCTGATTTTGACAGAAAACGTTTTTCATCAAAGAATGTTATTACGCCTAACCTGAACATTTTTAATCCTGATTCGAATAATGGTACACCGTTAGCTCAACTTTCTGGCAATCATCGAATTACTGATAATTACAATCTTGGTTTGTACGCACAAGACACGGTGGATCTGAATGATTATATCTCTGTGATGCTGGGTGGACGCTTTGATACACAGCGAACACGTTTTGTTGAAAAAAATCTAGGTCAGTCAGATGAATTTAAAAAACAAAATACCAAAAAATTCTTACCACAAGCTGCCCTTGTTTTCAGAGCAACAGATGAAGTCTCGCTCTACTTAAGTCACTCTGAATCATTTAATCCTAACAGCATTGAAAGCAGAAATGCTGATGGTGAAAGCTTAGATCCGGAGTTAGGTAAACAAAATGAATTTGGTATTAAGGCCACTTTATTCGATGACAGACTCAACTTCACCGCATCCAGCTTTAAAATCATCAAAAGTAATATTACGGAAAGCGATCCGAATACTGGAGATAACAGGTTAGTAGGTGAACTGGAAAGTAAAGGCACAGAGTTTGAAATACAAGCACTGCCCATCGAAAACTGGCAGATTCGTGTCGGTTACGCCAATGTTGACTCGTTCATCTCTCATAGCCTTGACAGTGACACAGTGGGTAACAGAAATGCGTTTGCGCCTAAACATAATGGCTTCATCTGGACACGATACAATATCCCTCAGCCTGTCTTTGGCGGGAAAGTTGGGACGTCATTGGGACTGAACTATCAATCTGCTCAGTACACCAGTTCGAATAAAGAAACACGTGTTGAGCTACCAAGCCATACTCGCGTTGATCTCGGC
This genomic window contains:
- a CDS encoding TonB-dependent siderophore receptor; translated protein: MAEDNSASLSTLVVTGQQTPYIRLSETATKTDQDLLDTPFSVNIVNQNFIQDLQAETLADVYPYIVGLSQSGTNANSFTLRGLSSSLQNVQIDGLPGLASRFGSPSTANIERVEVLKGPASVLYGLMEPGGLVNIVTKKPQAEAQTSLSFSGRSYASSDSGFGSDVGGTFTYDSTGALTEDKDLLYRFIGSVENIDSFRDGVNDNNLYLYPTLSYQINPDMNATIGMEYIRERRDADDGLVAVNNDIDQTASLSTRYQRDGDSDNDDGLTLFGRLENQINDSTVFRLNLRSVYHEDERELYENNAVIDATNIVDSTLRRRDRYQVNKRQYHFFDANLSHKFETGELFHNTLIGINGGFERADFDRKRFSSKNVITPNLNIFNPDSNNGTPLAQLSGNHRITDNYNLGLYAQDTVDLNDYISVMLGGRFDTQRTRFVEKNLGQSDEFKKQNTKKFLPQAALVFRATDEVSLYLSHSESFNPNSIESRNADGESLDPELGKQNEFGIKATLFDDRLNFTASSFKIIKSNITESDPNTGDNRLVGELESKGTEFEIQALPIENWQIRVGYANVDSFISHSLDSDTVGNRNAFAPKHNGFIWTRYNIPQPVFGGKVGTSLGLNYQSAQYTSSNKETRVELPSHTRVDLGFYYDIKQYRFALNIENLFDETYYTGGSNDSKIYPGDPRLITLSFKTTL